Sequence from the Thermodesulfobacteriota bacterium genome:
CTCTTTATCTCTTCAATGACCCGAACTGGCATTATCATACCTCCATCAGTCGGTATATGCCGATCGAGTATACCTATCAGGTGAACATCAGTTCTACCCTCTACACTGATTCTTACATCCTGTATCATCAATCCAAGGCTATCCTCAATAACTAAAAACTTACAACCCTGACAAGCCTTTTCTTTGATTATATCATAAGGAAATGGCCATAACGTTATCGGCCGTATCAATCCGACTTTTAACCCCTCTGCCCGGCACATGTTCACCGCCTCTTTGGAAACACGTGCCGTGTATCCATACGCAACCAATATCAGCTCTGCATCCTCTGCCTCATACATCTCATATCGCAACTCAGCATTTTCCATCTCCTGAAACTTCTCTTCAATGTGCCTCAACCATGATATATAATCAGGATAAGGAGGCAACGGCAAAATCCCTACAGCAGAATTAATAATACGAGATTTCCCATCTTTTTGATTCTCACGTCCCCTCAATGCCCAATCCTTTTGTTTAAGAGGACCAAAGTCGATGGTCTGCACATCCACTGATTCAGATACCTGCCCCAGAATCCCGTCTGTGAGAATAACTGTCGGGTTGCGGTATTTATCCGCAAGATGAAATCCAAGCTGAATCAGATTATGTATCTCCTGAGCTGAAGCCGGCGCCAAAACAATATTCTTGTACCCTCCAGGACCTCCTC
This genomic interval carries:
- the vorB gene encoding 3-methyl-2-oxobutanoate dehydrogenase subunit VorB, yielding MTKRMFIQGNEAVGWGALYGGCDAFFGYPITPQNEVTQWFAREFPKRGKVFLQSQSEVGSINMLFGGAAAGFRVMTSTSSPGWGLMQETISHCVAAEVPCVIVLVQRGGPGSGSIRHAQMDYITATRGGGPGGYKNIVLAPASAQEIHNLIQLGFHLADKYRNPTVILTDGILGQVSESVDVQTIDFGPLKQKDWALRGRENQKDGKSRIINSAVGILPLPPYPDYISWLRHIEEKFQEMENAELRYEMYEAEDAELILVAYGYTARVSKEAVNMCRAEGLKVGLIRPITLWPFPYDIIKEKACQGCKFLVIEDSLGLMIQDVRISVEGRTDVHLIGILDRHIPTDGGMIMPVRVIEEIKRLL